The following nucleotide sequence is from Acaryochloris thomasi RCC1774.
CCAACAACATTAAACAGGCCGAACAGCTCAAGGCCAGCGGCATGGCGCGTCGTCACTATCGTCACTGGGTCTTTAGTCGCGCCCGTCAACCCTGCTTTATCTGTCAAACCCCGGTCATCAAAGAACTTTCCAGCGGGCGTCGCTACTATTACTGCCCCCAATGCCAGCAGAAGTAGTGGCTTACTCAAAAATTTTCAACCCACTATCTACCCGCCCCGATGGGGACAACAGCTTTCAAGCAGGGCGTCAGCCTCCTGTCTAGGTCAAGGACAGCTTATGATAGTTCAGGCTCCACACCATTGAGCCGTCGATCAAGAGGTCTCGCTAGCGATGTCCATGCAGCTCCGTGTCTACGTTCCGCCTCACCCGCTCGTCAAGCATTGGCTCGCCATGGCGCGGGACAAAAATACCCCTGGCATCCTCTTCCGAACCGCCATGACAGAGCTGGGGCGCTGGCTGACCTATGAAGCCATGCGAGACTGGCTGCCCGTCATCGAAACATCAGTTGAGACACCTCTCGGCCCCGCAGCCGCCACCATCATCAACCCAGAGACGCCCATCGCTGTTGTCCCCATTCTGCGGGCAGGGCTGACGCTACTAGATGGGGCGCAACAGGTTTTGCCCCGCGCAGCTACCTACCACTACGGTCTAGCGCGGAATGAAGAAACACTGCAGCCTTACTGTTATCTCAACAAGCTGCCCGCCACTTTCGCCCCAGAGACCCGAATTTTAATTAGCGAACCCATGCTAGCCACAGGGGGGGCGATCATGGCTACGATGCAGGAACTAACCCAGCGCCAAGCGAACCCAGAACTTGTTCGCATTATTTCTGTTGTTGCAGCCCCTCCCGCGCTTCAGCAGTTGGGGCAGACCTACCCCGGCCTCCAGATCTACACCGCCACCATCGACGAAGCCCTCAACGACCAAGGCTTCATTGTGCCGGGGTTAGGAGATGCAGGCGATCGCGCCTTCGAGACCTAAAGGAGGCTAAAGAAATACAGTAGCCTCAGCCGAAAGCTGAGGTTAATCGCTAAGCTAGGAACAGGCCGTTAAAGGATAAGCCGATGAGCAGTGACAACGATCGATTCGGGGGCGGTTTCCTCGCCGGGAGCATTTTCGGAGGCATCACCGGAGGGCTGCTAGGTGCCTGGATTGCCACCAAATTGAGCAATCGCCTCACGTCTGAACCGCAAACGGATGAAAGCGATGATCCAAGCACCCCCCAATTCAGACCTCCCGTCTTCATGGGCGGTAGCGATTTAGAAATGGAAGACGCCCGTCAGAGCCTTGAAGACAAAATCTCTCAACTTAACTCAGCTATTGATCAAGCCCGTGAACAACTGAGTGAAGTGAACGGCAATGCTTCAGATTAATTGTTAGCTGAGTGCGTCTATTGCCCAAACCTTCTTATTCTTTTTAGAAGCGTAGGCATCCCAGGCAATGACATCAGCTAAACTTTAGATACTGCTCGTCATTCGAAACAAACAGCCAACCATGGACCCTATTACTCTAATCATTACGTCTTTAGCGACCTTCGTGCAGATATATCTATATCTGCTGATCGCTCGCGTGTTATTGAGCTGGTTCCCAAATATTAATTGGATGAACCCACCTTTCTCAATTCTTAGCCAGCTCACCGATCCATATCTGAATATTTTTCGATCAATTATCCCTCCCCTCGGCGGCATTGATCTATCGCCAATCCTAGGATTTTTGCTGCTTCAGGTTCTTCAAGGTGCCTTAGTTAGAATCCCTTATATGATTTAGTGACCGGCTAACAGAAAAATGCATCTTGAGCATTCGCTTTTCTTCTGCACTCTGAGAAGCACTAACGAACTTTCGCGGCGAACCCGCTTGCTTTGAACTGCTCAAGCTGTAATGGGGGCTTAAGACCCTCAGGAACGCTAATTCTAAGTTCAAAGGTTCCCACCCCCGGGTCTACCTCATTGATAGAGCCTAGGCGAGTGCGGTTCTCCATGACCGGGTTGTTATTCGTGTCATAGATCCGGCCAAAAACATCAGCATCTACTACAGGGCTGTTAGAGGGGTTCTTTGTCGTCCCAGTAATCAGGAAGCAGTTGGCAAGTCTTAACGTCGGCCCTCCGCTGGTAACGGTCCCTTCACCCACTTTGTCTGGGCACAGATCGGCAGACAGATCCGTCAGCTTGATTTGGGTCACGGCTTGGGCATCAGGACTGGTAAAACCACTCACACATAACAGGAAGAGGGCCAGCATCGAGCTGAGTAGGGAACGCCAAAGTAGAGTGATGTTTAATCGCATAGGTGTTCGTCAAATAACATTCTCAACAATCGCACATTATCTTTGTGCTTTTGAATCCTGTGTAACCTCAGTTAACGCTCTCTTGAGGAATCGGGAGACAATAAAAAAACAAAAAGAGGTGGAGAATAATTGCCACCTCAAGTATTCTATCGCTATCTGCTAGCTCTAAAGAGCAGAGCCAGTCAAACTATCAGAGTTGCGGTTTGACTGGTTAATGTTTTGACTAAGGAGCCGAAGCACCGCAGGGATCTTCTTTCGCGCCACAAGGATCTGCAGCGGCACCACAGGGATCTGCAGCAGCACCACAAGGATCTGCAGCACCATCAGTCTCCGCAGGTGCATCAGTAGCAGGCTCAGAGCAGCTCGTAACCAATGCTCCTGAACCCATTAGAGAAACAGCGGCAACCATTGCCATGTAATTAACTTTCATAATTCTCTCCGTTGATTAAAGAATCAAATGAACCAAACACACCGAAGTTGCGGCTTTATCCTGGCAATCATAGCAATGAGTTACCGAGTTTGGCGAGAATCATGGTCACCGCCAAGATCTTTGTAGGGGCGAACTCAGCACTGGAAACAGTTCAAGTCTAGTAATATCGGCGATCTGCAACATCACCTTCTTTTATATAAGTTGTGGAGTAAATAGACACCTTATTTCTCTTCTTTAGTTTTTTCAGGGACTGGGATACTTTGAGGTAATTCATACAAAGTGTGCTGCTCTCAGTTAAAACTTATCTGATCGTCAGGACAAAATCATCCTTGCCCTTTTAGATGGGGGATGGAAGATTAATGATAATTACTCCAAGTGCTGGAAGCCCAATATTTACTTTTAGGCTGAGGGTATTGGAACAATGCAGAGGTTATGAGGGCAAACAAGAACCTTTTGCCGCGACGACAGAAGCAGATCTTCTGTCTCGCAAACAGAAACGGTCTAGTTATTGCAAATAGTGGTATATCAGCGTGGTTAATCAAGATTGGCTAGCAACAGAAGACGGAAAGTGGCAAGTCTGCCACAGCGCAGTTCCCGGTGAAGGCCTACATCAGTATCGCCTGTATCGCTTTCTTACCAATGTAGAAGACATCATCGAGCACCACTCCCAAGAGCAGGTTCGTTTAGAAAAGATGCGCCCCTTGGTACGCCAATTACTAACTGAATCCACATGGCTACAGTTCGCCGCTCAGCCGCCCGACCCGAAGGTGGGATGGTCGGTGAACTTTCTCTATGAAGAGCCTCAATTCCCGCTCACGATTCAAATGGTGGCATGGTTACCGGGTCAAAAGTCTCCCATCCATAACCATGCGACTTGGGGTGTTGTTGCGCTCCTTAGTGGTCAAGAAAAAAATCGATTTTGGCGGCGGGCCGCAGACGAAAGCCATCCCGATCGAATTGAGCAGACGGGAGAACTGATTTTGAATCCAGGGGACATTATTAGCTTTATGCCAGATGCTATCCATGCTGTCGAGGCATTGGGAGACGAACCCACCGTTAGTTTCAATATTTATGGAGCACCCAATTACCAAGACCGCTGGAGATTTGATCCGCAAGCCCATACGGCTCAGCAATTTTGATTTGCGCCGCTCTATGCCGATGAAACGCGCTGTCCCTCAAGTCTTTCAGAACCTGCCAGCAAAGCTGAAAAGGCGGATCAACTGGTCATCTTTAGAGGTGCAGTTAACGCTAGGCATAGGTACGCTGTTTGCCTTATCGCTCAGTAGTGTGGCGATCTGGACCTGCTGGAAAATGCAGCGCATTCTCATCGAAAGTCATAAAAAGAATGTCTTCACGGTTGCCAGTCAGGTTACGGAAGACATCACCTTCTACAGCGAGATGCTACCGATGAACAAAAGCCTCCAGAAGGCCATTGACAATCGAGCATCTCGCAATCTTCTGCTCTGGATCGAGAAAGAGGATGCATCTTTAGTGGCTGCTCCTGCCATCACAGGGCCAGCGTGGCAGCGTGTTGGCCACCCCAGCGACCTTGCCCAAACTTTTCAGAAGGGTTCGCTCTTTGATCTCTATCAGGTTCAAGATCGCGAATTAGTTGCCTGTCGCAGTCCTCTGGTGATCGGCACTCAAACGTTAGGCACTCTGTTTGTGGCTCAAGATATTACGCAGGATCAGCGACGCATTAACGACAATATTCAAACGCTGGTGCTAGCGACGAGCCTGGCAATGATACTGTCGCTCTTTGCCATTGCCTACTTTATTCGACGTTCCCTCCAGCCGCTGTTTCAGATGCAAGCCATGACACAGAAGATATCGGCTGAAGACCTAGGACATGCCCAAGTCGTTCTGCCAAAAGCCTCAAGTGAAATTCAATCGTTGGCCAATACCTTCAACATGATGCTGGCTCGTTTATCTGAAGCATGGGCCCAGCAGCATCATATTGGGGAACGACAGCGACAGTTTGCGAGTGATGTTTCTCATGAGCTGAGAACTCCCCTCACTATTGTCAGAGGCTATTTGCAAAGTACGCTGCGCCGCAGCGATAATTTGCTTGACCATCAGCGCGAAGCTCTTGAGGTAGCTGCGGGTGAGGCCGATCACACAATTCAGCTCCTGCAAGACTTACTTAACTTAGCGCGGGCCGATGATGGCTATATGGCCTATGATCTACAAATTCTGATTCTCAACGATGTTGTGACAGGCGTAGTGCAAGTCGCAGAACAGTTCAGCCATCGGACAATTTTGGTGGAGGCGAAGGCGTCGCTGATTCCGATCTATGCAGACGCGAATCGCCTCCACCAAATCTTGGTCAATCTAGTAGAGAATGCCTTGAAGTATTCGGACGAGGCTGAGCCAGTGAGAATCAAGCTAGAGCAAGTCGATAAACAGGCTGTTATTCAGGTTTGCGATCGCGGCCCCGGCATTCCGCTACAGCAGCAATCTCGCATCTTTGATCGTTTTTATCGTTTGGACGAAGCCCGTACTCGTTCGATGGGAGGGACAGGCCTAGGACTATCTATCGTTAAAGTCTTTGTAGAGGGGATGGGGGGACAGGTCACTGTTCGCTCTGAGCTCAACGAAGGCAGCACCTTTACCGTTACATTGCCCATATCTGCAGTATCGCTATGACCGCAAATATTTTATTAGTTGAAGACGAAGTCAAACTGGCCCAGTTTGTGAAACTAGAACTTGCCCAAGAAGGGTACGAAGTGACGGTGGCCAATGATGGGATGACCGGTCTCACTTCGGCTCGAGAACTGCAGCTTGATCTGATTATTCTCGATTGGATGCTGCCTGGTTTCACTGGCATTGAGGTGTGTCGTCGACTGCGAGCGACGGGTGATCAGGTACCGGTGATCTTGTTGACAGCCAAAGATGAGATTAGCGATCGCGTCGAGGGCCTAGACGCGGGCGCAGATGACTATCTAGTCAAACCTTTTAGTATTGAAGAACTACTGGCACGGGTGCGGGCGCATCTGCGGCGCACTCAAGAAGATGACCCAGACGAGCTGCAGTTCTCTGATTTGACTCTTAATCAGCGCACTCGTGAAATCTATCGGGGTGATCGCTCGATTGAGCTAACGGCCAAGGAATTTGATCTGCTGGTGTATTTAATGCGCCATCCTCGGCAGGTGCTGACGCGCGATCGCATCTTAGAAGAGGTCTGGGGCTACGACTTCATGGGCGATTCCAATATCATTGAGGTGTATATCCGCTATCTGCGCCTGAAGTTAGAAGAGAATGATGAAAAGCGCATGATTCAAACGGTGAGGGGTGTGGGATACGTCATGAGAGAGTAGTCCTACGCTATAGGTGGTCGATCTCAAATTATGGGCATTGCTCCAGTCCTTCCCTACGTTCATCGCGTTTTAAGTCCTTTATTTCCGGGATGTTTGTGGAAGGGCAACCCGGAGCGCAAGGAAATTGCGCTGACCTTTGATGATGGGCCTCACCCTAAATATACGCTGCAGTTGCTTGAGGCACTGGCTGAATATCAGGTGACGGCTAGTTTCTTTTGGTTAGGAGTCTGTGTTGAACGTGCGCCGCAGGTAGCGCAGGCGGTTTATGAGCAGGGGCATTGGCTGGGACTGCATGGCTATACGCATCGGTCTTTCCCAAGAATGAAGGGGGAACAGTTACTTCAGGACTTGGGGCGGACTCGGGATGCGATCGCATCTATCTGCAACATCGACCCAAGCACCCTTCGAGATGTCCGGCCGCCCAACGGCGTTTTTACCCCTAGTACGCTATCTCGCCTCAAGTTAGGAGGCTACCGCCCGGTAATGTGGAGCGTTGTCCCGGTTGATTGGGTGTGTCCTGGTGTTGAATTGGTTACCCAGCGTGTTGTTGAGCAAACGCAGAACGGCTCAATTATTGTCCTGCATGATGGACTGTGCGGCGGCCAGGATGTGGCTCAGTCTGTTCGTCAGCTTGTACCTCAGCTTCTCGATCAGGGCTATCGGTTTGTCACCATTGACCATCTCTGGAAACAGCAGAATTACATGAACAGTTCATCACGGTAGTCTCGAGAGCGAGTGATTTTCAAGGCTCTCTGCCATCATCGATGTATAGATCATTTGTGTATACATGATGGTAAGGCTCTAGGCTTTTCACAAGAGGTTGAGTTTTTATAGATGCGATCGCGGATTAAAACTCCGCAACTGCGCCAGTTTTTCGTAACACTCTCGCTCCGCAGCAGAAAGCTCTTTTGGCATCACAAGCTGAATTTTGACAATTTGATCCGTGTGCCCGCCCTTTGCCAGCGGCCAGCCCTTGCCTCTCAGCCTCATCGACTGCCCTGACTTAATACCCGCCGGAACGTTCATCTTGACGCTGCCCCCAGGTGTAGGCACGTCGATACTTGCTCCCAGAGCTGCCTCATCAGGGGTAATGGGAAGCTCACAAGTGAGTCGGTCACCTTCAAATTTAAAGAATGAGTGGGGCTGAAGCTTGACCGTCAGATACAGATCACCGCGCGTCTGGGTCATAGGATTAAGCTGTCCCTTACCCCGTACCCGAATCTTAGTCCCTGGCTTAGCTCCGGCGGGAATCCGTACCGAGATGGTTTCACTGCCACCAATGATTAGCCGCTTTTGCACGCCCTGTAGCGCCTCGTCAAAGCTGAGAGAAATCTCAGCCGTAGCATCGGCGGACATGCTACCGGCATTGCCGAAGCCACCGTCATTAAAACCAAATCCGGCGTCATTAAAGCCAAACCCCGGCGTCGCGGTCGTGGTGCGGTAGCTAGGACCGCCTGTTCCACCAAATCCACCCCCAAAGCGCCCCAGTAGCTCATTGATAAACTCATCAAAGCTGCCGTACTGTCCACCAAAGGGATCGGCCGCAGAGGCACCGCCCGCTTGATTCCAGTACTGACCAAACTGGTCGTACTTTTGGCGCTTACTCGAATCGGATAAAACCTCGTAAGCTTCACTAATCTCTTTGAACTTTGCCTCTGCAGCCTTGTCACCGGGATTCATGTCTGGGTGATATTTACGCGCTAGCTTCCGAAAAGTCCGCTTAATTTCAGACTCATCGGCGGTTTTACTGACGCCCAGAATCTTGTAATAATCTTTGAAATCAGTGGCGGGCATTCTTTAAATCTCCTGGCAATCAATCAGCGCGGGACCATGTCAAGGATGCGGCCTCGCTCCCACAAGCATCAGTCAACCCCATTGTGGACTGAGAAAGCATTAGAGAGGGCAGCCGACACGTTCGCAGGAACCGGCAAAATATCTAATCTCACCGTAGCAAAATCAGAAGAACCACAGGGTTCGGTTTTTGCGACTTTAAGAAGACTGAGCCGTCGCTAATTCCTCAGCTAACAGTTGCTGATAGATGCGGGCTAGTTGAGGCGTCACAGCGTTATCTTCAATACCGTAACCGAGGCTAGTCCAGGTTCCAGAGAGGCGCTTGAGGACTGACTGTAGCTGACCGGCCTCTAAGGCTTGAGGAATATCTAATCCCCATGCTTGCTGATCTTGCAGCCACTTATATACAACCTGATCTTGGTACATGGGTTCAAAGCTGTAGGTTTGCCACAACAGCATTTTGTGGGGCTTGGGGTGATAGGCCTTGGCTTTCTCTGCCCAGGTGGTATTGATGAACTGATAGCGACCAGCAGCAGTGGTGCAGTTGCCAACATTGGGGCCAGCAACGATGGGCAAGCAGCGATCAGGATGTCCGCTCAGGTCTTCGACATGGGTGCCGCCATACAGCAGTGTGTAGGGACTAGGGTCGTTGGCTTCGCTGGCGGAAATGGTGCGCATCAGCGCTCGCAAATGGGGACTGCCACCAGACATGGCAAGCGGCGCAATCTCTCCAGGACGGCTGCTTTGCGGGAGTAACCACTCGGGGTTAGGCCGCGGCCAGATGAAAGCTGTCAGCCCCAATAGCGCCAGAGCAAGGATCGTAGGTCGCCATGGGAAACGCGACTCAATTTTGAGGGTTCGAGGTGGAAGCGTGGGAACCAAGGAGACAGCTCCTGAAGGTGATTTTTGATCTATGACGAGGATTAAATCTCAGAAGTGCCTGAATCAGTCTCAAGAAGTGGAAAATTGTGGACAAAGCTTTAAGATGAGACAGCGCAGATGCAGGGATACTCTCAATGAAACTCTTAGTTGGCAATGATGATGGTATTTTTGCTCCGGGTATTAAGGCGTTGGCAAATGCCCTTGCGATCGCAAATCACGAAGTCATCGTTGTCTGTCCCGATCGAGAGCGCTCCGCCACCGGCCACGGCTTAACCATCCATCAGCCGATTCGCGCCGAACTTATGGATGCGATATTTCTACCTCAAGTCAAAGCTTGGGCCTGTTCTGGAACCCCCTCTGACTGCATTAAGCTCGCCCTGGGTGCGTTGCTAGACAGTCCCCCCGATCTGGTGCTGTCCGGCATCAATCAGGGCGCGAATCTCGGCACCGACGTTCTCTATTCCGGGACGGTCTCTGCCGCAATGGAGGGGGCAATTGAAGGGATCATGAGCGTGGCCCTCAGCTTGACTAGCTTCAAAGTTCAAGATTTTCAGGCTGCCGCTCAATTTGCCTGCGCCCTTGTTGATCATCTGCAGAAGCAGCCCCTCAGCGATCCGATTCTTTTAAACGCAAATATACCCGCCGTTCCTGCCGCAGAGATTGCTGGGGTCACACTTACGCGGCAGGGCATTCGCCGCTATCAGGATCTATTTGAAAAGCGCATCGATCCACGGGGCAAGACCTACTACTGGCTCGCAGGAGAAGTGGTGGAAGATGTTGAAGATTCGGCCGCGGCTCATTCTCCACTGATGACAGATGTACAGGCCAATCGGAAAAACTTGATCAGCATCACGCCTCTGCAGTACAACTTGACGGCTCTATCGCACCTAGAAAAGCTTCCACAGTGGGTGGAGCAAACGATGCCGCAGATTCCTGGTGTTTAAGTGCGTTGATCGCTTCGGCAATCAGGGAATCCTAGAGCTGCAGTTGTTAGTTGCTAAAGTATGGCTGAATTTCCTGAGTCGAACGCAGCGATGGGCTATCTCTGCTTAGCCATCGGTACAGCCCTTACCTTGGTCGCCGGAGGCGTGATTCCGACAGATCCATCCCAGTTTTTTGCGCCACGATGGATGCTAGCGCTTGCGGGTTTGAGCGTTATTGCCTGTGGGGGTAGCTTAATCACCCCAAAAGATAGCGTTCCACAGCTCTGCTGTATTGGTTTTATTTTAGTTAGCTTTGCAATGATGGGGGGCTGGGTTGCCGTGTTCAGTTCCGATGATTCCATTGCTGGGGGCATTCCCTTTATCCCTCGCAGCGTTAATATTTTTTTGGGGAGATGCCTGTTTGGCTTAGGCCCAATTGTCTGCTTAGGAATGCTTTGGAGTTTGGTTAGCGGTTCGCTCAAGCAGCAACAATAACAAGATTGCTCTGGCCCGCAGTCAGTGTCATGCTGCTAGGGATATCTGAGTGAGCAAAGGCTGATGAGCGACTCTAGCAAACCGAATCGATGGGATGCCCTCAGTAATTCTGATTTGCTCCGCTTTCTGTTGTTGGCAGCCTGCGGCTGGGTGCTGGTGCAGTTCATCAACTTTTTTTATGGGGTAATCGCGATGTTTGCCAGCGCTGCGATTCTGGCAGTGCTGCTCAACTATCCGGTGAGTCAGTTGGCGCGATTTTTGCCGAGGTGGGTTGCGATCGCAACAACAGTTGCCTCCAGTATCGCCATCGTTGCCACCTTCGTCACATTTCTGGGCCTAGAGGTAATCAATCAGGGTACAGGTCTAGTCACTACGATTACAGAAACACTTCAAACCAGCGACCTGCCCTTTGAAAACCTGCTTGACAAGTTGAACTTTGAAAATCTGATTAGCGTCCTCACCTCAAGTCTCGGGACAGGTTTAGGCATTGCTGGCGGTATTTTCTCTAATACCTTTACCTTCATTTTTGTCGTGGTGATCTCGGTCTATATGCTGATTGACGGCAGCAAGATCTGGCGAACCTGTCTCATCATTGTTCCAGTGGAGCTACGCGATCGCGTTGACAATACCGTTCAGCGCAGCTTCATCGGCTTCTTTCGCGCCCAAATATTTTTGGTGTTGTTTCTCACCAGCCTCAGCTTTGTGATTTACACCCTTCTCGGGGTCAAATTTGCATTGGTCCTTGCCATCGTTGCTGGCGTTCTAGACGCTATTCCCGGCATTGGTGCAACCCTGGGCGTCTTAATCGTCACCCTCTTAGTCTTTGCCTCCCAGGGATTGACGTTGGCAGCTAAAGTCATTTTTGCCTCTGTGATCCTGCAGCAAATTCAGGACAACCTCATTCACCCCAAGGTGATGAAAGAATCGTTAGACATTAACCCCATTTTGATGTTTTTGTCGCTCTTCATTGGCGAAAAAATCGCAGGTCTTTTGGGCCTCTTTCTCTCCATTCCCTTAGCCGGGATGGCGGTTCGCTGGTTCAAAGATAGCCACGAACAACGACTCCAAGTGCAGGCTGCTGAGCATCACGACACTCAAGAATAACCGCAACCATTTCACCGGGCAAACACAGGCTAGGCTCCCATTAAGTACTGGGCGATGTCTGTAGAGCCTGCTCCATGAGCCGGATATGAATACCTGGGTCGTCGCCTTGAGCTTGGCGTTGAACATATTCGCCACTCGCCTGCAGTTCCCAGGCTTGGCGCGTGTCTGCCAGCATCTGCTGTAGCAGATTATAGAGTCGAGTCACCAGAGCCGGATCTTCGATCGGGACAACAGCCTCTACTCGCCGATCCAAATTTCTAGCCCGCCAATCAGCACTGCCGATTAAAACCGTCGGGTCACCCTGGTTCTCGAAATAGAAGATGCGATCGTGTTCTAAGAACCGCCCAATAATGCTAGTTACCCGAATATTCTCGCTTACCCCTGGTACCCCCGGACGCAGGCTACAGATTCCCCGAATAATCAGGTCAATTTCGACTCCAGCTTGAGAGGCCCGGTAGAGGGCCATAATTATTTTTTTGTCGATCAGGGCGTTCATTTTGGCAATAATGCGGCCCGACTTGCCCGCTTCTTGATGAGCAATCTCTCGTTCAATTAGGGCATAGGTGCGATCTCGCAGGCTCACTGGGGCCACCAACAACTTACGATACTGCTGCTGTCGAGCAAAGCCAGTGAGATAGTTGAACAAGTCTGTCAGATCAGCGCCTAAATCCTCTCGGCAGCTCAGCAGTCCCAAGTCAGTGTACAAGCGCGCCGTTTTAGGATTGTAGTTGCCGGTCCCAATATGCACATAGCGACGAATTCTCTGCTTCTCTCGCCGGACCACTAAAGCAACTTTAGTATGGATTTTTAGGCCCACAATCCCATAGACCACGTGCACGCCAACTTTCTCTAGTTTTCGTGCCCATTGAATATTGTTTTCTTCATCAAATCGAGCCTTTAGCTCAACCAAAACTATCACCTGCTTACCGTTTTCAGCAGCGGCAATCAGGCTACTAACAATCGGCGAACCCACCATTGCTGCATCGCCATCAGTACGATATAGAGTCATTTTGATGGTCAGAACATCTGGGTCGTGAGCTGCCTGAGTAATGAAGCGCAAAACCGTCGCCGAGAAAGATTCGTAGGGATGATGAACCAATAAGTCCCGCTCTTGGACCACTGAGAAGATATCGGCCTGATCATCTTCCATGGGCTTATCGAACTTATCAAGTTGCTGGAGAGGCTTCGGTACCGTTGGCACCCAAGATGCCTGTTGAAATTGTGGGAAGGGAAGGCTGGCAATCCCCATCAAATTATGGAGACCGATCGGTCCTTCAACGGCGTAAACATCGCTCTCGCACAGGCCCAGTTCCTGCATCAACTTTTGGCGCATGAAGTCCGGCGTACCGTCCTGGATCTCCACTCGGACCACAGAGCCAAATCGTCGCTTCCGTAGCTCTTGTTCGATCGCTTCTAAGAGATCGTCAGCCTCGTCTTCTTCTAGATCTAGATCAGCATTTCGGGTAATTCGGAAGGGATAGCAGGCTTCTATGACCATGCCCGAAAATAAAGACTGCAGGTTGTGGGCGATCACCTGCTCAATCGTTACTCCCACCCACTCGCAGCCATTTTCACTCAGTCCCGGCATAGAGATAAACCGAGGCAACATATTCGGAACCTTCACCCGCGCAAAGTGGGATTCTCCCATATGTTCATCTTTAACAATCACCGCCAAGCTAAGGCTGAGATTGGAGATATAGGGAAACGGATGCCCTGGATCGACCGCAAGAGGAGTCAGAACGGGGAAAATCTGCTCTAGAAAATACTGCTCTAGATAGGTTACTTGTCGTTCGCTCAGGTCAGAATAGTTAACCAAGCAAATCCCAATTTCAGCCAGTTGGGGAATCAGATCTTGATTAAAGTAGCGATGCTGTCGCGCCACCTCTGGCTCAAGTTGGTCACGGATCGCATCAAGCTG
It contains:
- the ppk1 gene encoding polyphosphate kinase 1 — its product is MNDNVRIYELSRELSLQSKEVLELCQQLDIEARTACSSVTSSEASQLRAMASNDSLAALNSHGAPSNKPAEQSIAQQQVSATPSSGQNIAAPEYYFNREISWLQFNQRVLHEAFDQRTLLLEKLKFLAIYSSNLDEYFMVRVSGLKRLVEAGITQRSHDGLTPKEQLDAIRDQLEPEVARQHRYFNQDLIPQLAEIGICLVNYSDLSERQVTYLEQYFLEQIFPVLTPLAVDPGHPFPYISNLSLSLAVIVKDEHMGESHFARVKVPNMLPRFISMPGLSENGCEWVGVTIEQVIAHNLQSLFSGMVIEACYPFRITRNADLDLEEDEADDLLEAIEQELRKRRFGSVVRVEIQDGTPDFMRQKLMQELGLCESDVYAVEGPIGLHNLMGIASLPFPQFQQASWVPTVPKPLQQLDKFDKPMEDDQADIFSVVQERDLLVHHPYESFSATVLRFITQAAHDPDVLTIKMTLYRTDGDAAMVGSPIVSSLIAAAENGKQVIVLVELKARFDEENNIQWARKLEKVGVHVVYGIVGLKIHTKVALVVRREKQRIRRYVHIGTGNYNPKTARLYTDLGLLSCREDLGADLTDLFNYLTGFARQQQYRKLLVAPVSLRDRTYALIEREIAHQEAGKSGRIIAKMNALIDKKIIMALYRASQAGVEIDLIIRGICSLRPGVPGVSENIRVTSIIGRFLEHDRIFYFENQGDPTVLIGSADWRARNLDRRVEAVVPIEDPALVTRLYNLLQQMLADTRQAWELQASGEYVQRQAQGDDPGIHIRLMEQALQTSPST
- a CDS encoding AI-2E family transporter; translated protein: MSDSSKPNRWDALSNSDLLRFLLLAACGWVLVQFINFFYGVIAMFASAAILAVLLNYPVSQLARFLPRWVAIATTVASSIAIVATFVTFLGLEVINQGTGLVTTITETLQTSDLPFENLLDKLNFENLISVLTSSLGTGLGIAGGIFSNTFTFIFVVVISVYMLIDGSKIWRTCLIIVPVELRDRVDNTVQRSFIGFFRAQIFLVLFLTSLSFVIYTLLGVKFALVLAIVAGVLDAIPGIGATLGVLIVTLLVFASQGLTLAAKVIFASVILQQIQDNLIHPKVMKESLDINPILMFLSLFIGEKIAGLLGLFLSIPLAGMAVRWFKDSHEQRLQVQAAEHHDTQE